A single window of Streptomyces xanthii DNA harbors:
- a CDS encoding HAMP domain-containing protein, whose translation MESGAATRGKKARAEGGQSLTKQRKTRGGSGTTTVDTASLNRLLAGLVAMRDGNFRKRLTVSGDGVMSEIAAVFNEVADRNLHLTGELSRVRRMVGREGKLTERLEEGACEGSWAAAVSASNALVDDLVRPVSEVSRVLSAVAEGDLSPRMELRAQGPGDGTGHPLRGEFLKVGRTVNNLVDQLSTFTDEVTRVASEVGTEGKLGGQARVRGMSGSWKDLTDSVNNMAYRLTAQVRDIALVTTAVAKGDLSRKVTVDVAGEMLELKNTVNTMVDQLSSFSSEVTRVAREVGTEGELGGQAQVPGVAGVWKDLTDSVNLMAGNLTAQVRGIAEVTTAVANGDLSRKVTVSARGEVAQLAETINQMTETLRTFADEVTRVANEVGAEGQLGGQANVPGAAGTWKDLTDSVNTVFRNLTTQVRDIATVTTAVANGDLSQKVTVDVAGEMLELKNTVNTMVDQLSAFGAEVTRVAREIGVEGELGGQALVVGAAGTWKDLTDSVNTAFRNLTGQVRNIAQVTTAVANGDLSQKVTVDVSGEMLQLKNTVNTMVDQLSSFADQVTRMARDVGTEGRLGGQARVDGVSGTWKELTDSVNFMAGNLTSQVRQIAQVTTAVARGDLSQKIDVDARGEILELKNTINTMVDQLSAFADQVTRVAREVGTEGRLGGQAQVPGVAGVWRDLTDSVNGMAGNLTAQVRNIAQVATAVARGDLSQKIDVDARGEILELKNTLNTMVDQLSAFAEQVTRVSREVGTDGILGGQAEVQGVSGTWKDLTQSVNGMANNLTLQVRNIAEVTTAVARGDLSKKITVDAKGEILELVTTVNTMVDQLSSFAEQVTRVAREVGTEGQLGGQARVPGVTGIWKDLSDNVNLMANNLTMQVRNISQVAAAVANGDLTRTVTIEARGEVAQLADTFNTMVKTLSSFADQVTKVAREVGTDGILGGQARVPGVSGTWKDLTESVNGMASNLTGQVRNIAMVTTAIAKGDLTKKIDIDARGEILELKTTINTMVDQLSSFAEEVTRVAREVGTEGQLGGQARVRDVDGTWRDLTESVNEMAGNLTRQVRAIAAVATAVTRGDLNLKIDVDAAGEIQVLQDNINKMISNLRDTTIANEEQDWLKGNLARISGLLQGRRDLDDVASLIMSELTPVVSAQHGAFFLALPLDEAADPATADEDAYELRMLGSYGYSMGSMPTSFRPGETLIGTAAQERRTILVDNAPSGYLKIASGLGEAPPAQVVVIPVLFEGTVLGVIELASFTPFTQIQKDFLNQIAEMIATSVNTISVNSKTEVLLKQSQELTEQLRERSAELENRQKALQASNAELEEKAELLARQNRDIEVKNTEIEEARQVLEERAEQLAVSMRYKSEFLANMSHELRTPLNSLLILAKLLADNADANLTPKQVEFAETIHGAGSDLLQLINDILDLSKVEAGKMDVSPTRIALVQLVDYVEATFRPLTAEKQLDFSVRVSPELPTTLHTDEQRLLQVLRNLLSNAVKFTDSGAVELVIRPAGSDVPHAIREQLLEAGSLQDADADLIAFSVTDTGIGIAGSKMRVIFEAFKQADGTTSRKYGGTGLGLSISREIARLLGGEIHAASEPGRGSTFTLYLPLHPAELPPQGYAQLAPSVEPGRPLALDPAPEPAEAETPAEVKSYQETQSGAAALFRRRRRHAPAPEQTTDLGARASGDGQQGRERWDAAGEESAPKPRRAFQFGGEKVLIVDDDIRNVFALTSVLEQHGLSVLYAENGREGIEVLEQHDDVTVVLMDIMMPEMDGYATTTAIRRMPQFAGLPIIALTAKAMKGDREKAIESGASDYVTKPVDPDHLLAVMEQWMRGE comes from the coding sequence GCAAGAAAGCGCGCGCGGAAGGCGGACAGTCCCTGACGAAACAGCGCAAAACGCGCGGCGGCAGTGGCACGACGACGGTCGACACGGCCTCGCTGAACCGGCTGCTGGCCGGTCTGGTCGCGATGCGGGACGGCAACTTCCGCAAGCGGCTGACGGTCAGCGGCGACGGCGTGATGTCGGAGATCGCGGCCGTCTTCAACGAGGTGGCCGACCGGAACCTGCATCTGACGGGTGAGCTGTCACGCGTGCGCCGCATGGTCGGGCGCGAGGGCAAGCTGACCGAGCGGCTGGAGGAGGGCGCCTGCGAGGGCTCCTGGGCCGCCGCGGTGAGCGCGTCGAACGCCCTGGTCGACGACCTCGTACGACCTGTCTCCGAGGTCAGCAGGGTGCTCTCCGCGGTCGCGGAGGGTGACCTGTCGCCCCGGATGGAGCTGCGGGCGCAGGGGCCGGGGGACGGGACCGGGCATCCGCTGCGCGGCGAGTTCCTCAAGGTCGGCCGGACGGTCAACAACCTGGTCGACCAGCTCTCCACCTTCACCGACGAGGTCACGCGCGTGGCCAGTGAGGTGGGGACCGAGGGCAAGCTCGGCGGCCAGGCCCGGGTGCGCGGAATGTCGGGTTCGTGGAAGGACCTCACGGATTCCGTCAACAACATGGCGTACCGGCTCACCGCTCAGGTGCGTGACATTGCTCTCGTGACGACGGCCGTGGCCAAGGGCGATCTGTCCCGGAAGGTCACCGTCGACGTCGCGGGCGAGATGCTCGAGCTGAAGAACACCGTCAACACGATGGTGGACCAGCTGTCCTCGTTCTCCTCCGAGGTGACCCGCGTCGCCCGCGAGGTGGGCACCGAGGGCGAGCTCGGCGGGCAGGCGCAGGTGCCCGGTGTGGCCGGCGTGTGGAAGGACCTCACCGATTCGGTGAACCTGATGGCCGGCAACCTGACGGCCCAGGTGCGCGGCATCGCCGAGGTCACCACGGCGGTCGCCAACGGCGACCTGTCGCGGAAGGTGACAGTGTCGGCGCGCGGAGAGGTCGCCCAGCTCGCCGAGACGATCAACCAGATGACCGAGACGCTGCGCACGTTCGCGGACGAGGTCACACGCGTCGCCAACGAGGTGGGCGCCGAGGGCCAGCTCGGCGGACAGGCCAATGTGCCGGGCGCGGCGGGTACCTGGAAGGACCTCACGGACTCGGTCAACACGGTTTTCAGGAACCTGACGACCCAGGTGCGTGACATCGCCACTGTCACGACGGCGGTGGCCAACGGTGACCTCTCCCAGAAGGTGACCGTCGACGTCGCGGGCGAGATGCTCGAGCTGAAGAACACCGTCAACACGATGGTCGACCAGCTGTCCGCCTTCGGTGCCGAAGTCACGCGCGTGGCACGGGAGATCGGTGTCGAGGGTGAACTCGGCGGCCAGGCGCTCGTCGTGGGCGCCGCCGGTACGTGGAAAGACCTCACCGACTCTGTGAACACGGCTTTCCGTAACCTCACCGGGCAGGTGCGGAACATCGCCCAGGTGACGACGGCGGTGGCGAACGGCGACCTCTCCCAGAAGGTCACCGTCGACGTGTCCGGCGAGATGCTCCAGCTGAAGAACACCGTGAACACGATGGTCGACCAGCTGTCGAGCTTCGCCGACCAGGTGACCCGTATGGCGCGCGACGTGGGCACGGAGGGCCGCCTCGGCGGCCAGGCCCGCGTCGACGGCGTGAGCGGCACCTGGAAGGAGCTCACCGACTCCGTCAACTTCATGGCCGGCAACCTGACTTCACAGGTGCGGCAGATCGCTCAGGTCACCACGGCCGTGGCGCGCGGTGACCTCTCCCAGAAGATCGACGTGGACGCGCGCGGCGAGATCCTGGAGCTGAAGAACACCATCAACACGATGGTCGACCAGCTGTCCGCCTTCGCGGACCAGGTGACCCGCGTGGCCCGCGAGGTGGGTACGGAAGGCCGCCTGGGCGGTCAGGCGCAGGTGCCCGGCGTGGCCGGTGTGTGGCGCGACCTGACCGACTCGGTGAACGGCATGGCCGGCAACCTCACGGCCCAGGTGCGCAACATCGCGCAGGTCGCCACCGCGGTCGCCCGCGGTGACCTGTCGCAGAAGATCGACGTGGACGCGCGCGGCGAGATCCTGGAGCTGAAGAACACCCTCAACACGATGGTGGACCAGCTCTCCGCGTTCGCCGAGCAGGTGACGCGGGTGTCCCGTGAGGTGGGTACGGACGGCATCCTCGGCGGGCAGGCCGAGGTGCAGGGTGTGTCGGGTACGTGGAAGGACCTGACGCAGTCCGTGAACGGCATGGCGAACAACCTGACCCTTCAGGTGCGCAACATCGCCGAGGTCACTACAGCCGTAGCGCGCGGCGACCTGTCCAAGAAGATCACCGTCGACGCCAAGGGCGAGATCCTCGAGCTCGTCACCACGGTGAACACGATGGTGGACCAGCTGTCGTCGTTCGCCGAGCAGGTGACCCGCGTGGCCCGTGAGGTGGGCACCGAGGGCCAGCTGGGCGGCCAGGCGCGCGTCCCGGGCGTCACGGGCATCTGGAAGGACCTGAGCGACAACGTCAACCTGATGGCCAACAACCTGACCATGCAGGTGCGCAACATCTCGCAGGTGGCCGCGGCCGTCGCCAACGGCGACCTGACCCGCACGGTGACCATCGAGGCGCGCGGCGAGGTCGCACAGCTCGCCGACACGTTCAACACCATGGTGAAGACGCTGAGTTCGTTCGCCGACCAGGTCACCAAGGTGGCCCGTGAAGTGGGTACGGACGGCATCCTCGGCGGCCAGGCCCGCGTACCCGGCGTGTCCGGTACGTGGAAGGACCTCACCGAGTCCGTGAACGGCATGGCGTCGAACCTCACCGGCCAGGTGCGCAACATCGCGATGGTCACGACGGCCATCGCCAAGGGCGACCTGACCAAGAAGATCGACATCGACGCGCGCGGTGAGATCCTCGAGCTGAAGACGACGATCAACACGATGGTCGACCAGCTGTCCTCGTTCGCCGAGGAGGTCACGCGCGTGGCCCGCGAGGTGGGCACCGAGGGGCAGCTGGGCGGCCAGGCACGCGTGCGTGACGTGGACGGCACCTGGCGCGACCTCACCGAGTCCGTGAACGAGATGGCCGGGAACCTGACCCGTCAGGTGCGCGCCATCGCGGCCGTCGCCACCGCGGTGACCCGCGGCGACCTCAACCTCAAGATCGACGTTGACGCCGCGGGCGAGATCCAGGTCCTCCAGGACAACATCAACAAGATGATCTCGAACCTGCGCGACACCACGATCGCCAACGAGGAGCAGGACTGGCTGAAGGGCAACCTGGCGCGCATCTCGGGTCTGCTCCAGGGCCGCCGCGACCTCGACGACGTGGCCTCGCTGATCATGAGCGAGCTGACGCCCGTGGTGTCCGCACAGCACGGCGCGTTCTTCCTGGCGCTGCCCCTCGACGAGGCCGCCGACCCGGCGACCGCCGACGAGGACGCGTACGAGCTGCGCATGCTGGGCTCCTACGGCTACTCGATGGGGTCCATGCCGACCTCGTTCCGGCCCGGCGAGACGCTCATCGGGACGGCCGCCCAGGAGCGGCGCACGATCCTCGTGGACAACGCGCCCAGCGGCTACCTGAAGATCGCCTCCGGGCTCGGGGAGGCGCCGCCGGCCCAGGTCGTCGTGATCCCCGTGCTCTTCGAGGGCACGGTGCTCGGTGTGATCGAGCTGGCGTCGTTCACACCGTTCACGCAGATCCAGAAGGACTTCCTGAACCAGATCGCCGAAATGATCGCGACGAGCGTCAACACGATCTCGGTCAACTCCAAGACCGAGGTCCTGCTGAAGCAGTCGCAGGAGCTGACCGAGCAGCTGCGCGAGCGCTCGGCCGAGCTGGAGAACCGGCAGAAGGCCCTCCAGGCGTCCAACGCCGAGCTGGAGGAGAAGGCCGAGCTGCTGGCCCGGCAGAACCGCGACATCGAGGTGAAGAACACCGAGATCGAGGAGGCGCGGCAGGTCCTGGAGGAGCGCGCCGAGCAGCTCGCGGTGTCGATGCGCTACAAGAGCGAGTTCCTCGCCAACATGTCGCACGAACTGCGTACGCCGCTCAACTCGCTGCTCATCCTGGCGAAGCTGCTCGCGGACAACGCGGACGCGAACCTGACGCCCAAGCAGGTCGAGTTCGCCGAGACGATCCACGGGGCGGGCTCGGACCTGCTCCAGCTGATCAACGACATCCTGGACCTGTCGAAGGTCGAGGCGGGCAAGATGGACGTGTCGCCCACCCGCATCGCCCTGGTGCAGCTCGTCGACTACGTGGAGGCGACGTTCCGCCCGCTGACCGCCGAGAAGCAACTCGACTTCTCCGTAAGGGTCTCGCCGGAACTGCCGACCACCCTGCACACCGACGAGCAGCGCCTCCTCCAGGTGCTGCGCAACCTCCTGTCCAACGCGGTGAAGTTCACCGACTCCGGAGCGGTGGAGCTCGTCATCCGGCCCGCCGGCAGCGACGTGCCCCACGCGATCCGCGAACAGCTCCTGGAAGCGGGCTCGTTGCAGGACGCGGACGCCGATCTGATCGCCTTCTCGGTGACCGACACCGGCATCGGTATCGCCGGCAGCAAGATGCGCGTCATCTTCGAGGCGTTCAAGCAGGCCGACGGCACCACCAGCCGCAAGTACGGCGGCACCGGACTCGGCCTGTCCATCAGCCGGGAGATCGCCCGCCTGCTGGGCGGTGAGATCCACGCGGCGAGCGAGCCCGGACGCGGCTCCACGTTCACGCTGTACCTGCCGCTGCACCCCGCCGAGCTGCCGCCCCAGGGGTACGCGCAGCTGGCGCCGTCCGTGGAGCCGGGGCGTCCGCTGGCCCTCGACCCCGCGCCGGAGCCCGCCGAGGCGGAGACCCCGGCCGAGGTGAAGTCGTACCAGGAGACGCAGAGCGGTGCGGCCGCGCTCTTCAGGCGGCGGCGCAGGCACGCGCCGGCGCCCGAGCAGACGACGGACCTCGGGGCGCGGGCGAGCGGCGACGGGCAACAGGGCCGCGAGCGCTGGGACGCGGCGGGGGAGGAGAGCGCCCCGAAGCCGCGGCGCGCGTTCCAGTTCGGCGGCGAGAAGGTCCTCATCGTCGATGACGACATCCGCAACGTGTTCGCGCTGACCAGCGTCCTGGAGCAGCACGGCCTGTCGGTCCTGTACGCGGAGAACGGCCGCGAGGGCATCGAGGTCCTGGAGCAGCACGACGACGTGACGGTCGTGCTGATGGACATCATGATGCCGGAGATGGACGGGTACGCGACGACGACGGCGATCCGGCGGATGCCCCAGTTCGCGGGGCTGCCGATCATCGCCCTCACCGCGAAGGCGATGAAGGGCGACCGGGAGAAGGCGATCGAGTCGGGGGCTTCCGACTATGTGACGAAGCCGGTCGATCCTGATCATCTGCTCGCCGTGATGGAGCAGTGGATGCGCGGTGAGTGA